The Epilithonimonas zeae genome contains the following window.
TTTCTATCAGAGCCAATTATTTGGAAGGCAAGCAGATTGCAACACCTATTATTTACAGTCTTTATCTGATGAATGCCAATGATATTTGGTATTTGAAAGACATCAATACCAGCAAACGTTGGATAGAAAACAATAACCTTTTGAAGAAAAAATAAGTTTATTTTTCTCTTAAAAAATCAATACAAACTTCAACGGCTTCATCTAATTCTTTTGGAAGAGAATCGTCTTCCCAAGGTTCTTTTGCCCCAAAAGTGTGATTGGCATTTCCAATGATTTTGATTTGAGAATCCTTTGTCCATTGTTTAAGATTTTCAGAATGGCTTAAAGAAACAGATTCGTCAGCAGAACCGTGAATAAATAAACTTGGAATTGCGAGTTTTTCACAGGCTTTTTCTACATCAAATCTTTCTTTATTAATTTCAAAATCTTGATAGAACTCAAAATAATGAGGCATTTTTTGTTTAGTCCTGGCATTTTCTACTAAGTAAACACCTTCATTTTTCCAGTTTTCAAAAGCTTCATCTTTAGGAAATCTGTCAAGTGTAGAAACACTTGCTAGTGTAATTAACTTTGAAATCGAACTATTTTCAGAAGCTTTGATTATAGAAATCCCTCCACCTCTACTGTGCCCAAGTAAAGTTATATTTTGAGAATCAACTTCTTTCTGATTTTTAAAATGATTTATAACCACTTCCAAATCTTCTAGTTCTTTGGAATAATTATTTTCTCCAAAAGCTTCTAAGTCTGCAAATTGATTTGGGTATTCAATCGTAGTTCCATTATGTGAAAAATTGAATTTAACAAAATAAAATCCGGCTTTCGCAAACGTCTCTCCCATCAGTTCCCAAGCACCCCAATCTTTGTAGCCTTTGTAGCCGTGAACAAAAATGATTAATGGAAATTTTTCTTTAGACTCAAGATAAAAAGCATCAGCTAGAAATTCTTTTTGACCTTTCAGGATTATATTTTTATGTTTGATTAAATTCATTTCAATATTATTTAAAATAAAAAAGAAGTTACTAAAACTTCTTTTAATCATTATATCGTCATTGAAAAAATCCGGGTTTCCGGTTTGTTTCTCATCATTCTGAGGTCAAAAACCATTGCTACATTTCGTGTAAAAGCCCGTCCTTTTTCTGTGATTTTAATTTGATTGTCTAATATTTCAACTAAACCGTCAGATTCCATTTCTTTCAATTTTTCAATCGCATTTTCGATTTCCGGAAATGAATTTTGTAAATCCCAACTCGTTTCCAATTGACACATCAGATTCAGAATATGTTTTCTAATTATTAAATCTTCATTATCGAGAATATGACCACGAAAAACCGGGATCTCACCTTCTTCTACAATCTTCTGATATTCTTCCACCGTTTTTGCATTCTGCGCAAAAGCGTACCAAGAATCGGAAATTGCTGACATTCCCAAACCTACCATCAACTGGGTTTTACTGGATGTATAACCCATAAAATTACGATGCAGTTTTTTCTGAATCAACGATTGATAAAGATCATCGTGCTTCAACGCAAAATGGTCCATTCCAATCTCAATATAACCTAGTTCTTCTAAGAGTTTTTTCCCGTCTTCGTACAATCTTCTTTTCTCATCGCCACTTGGAAGATCGCTTTCGTCAAAACCTCTTTGTCCAACACCTTTTACCCACGGAACGTGTGCGTAAGAATAGAAAGCCAATCGATCTGGTTTCAACTCCAAAGTTTTTCTAATCGTATATTCTGTTGCTTCCCAAGTTTGATGTGGCAATCCGAAAACCAAATCGTGACTGATTCCTTTATAGCCAATTTCTCTTGCCCATTCAGTAACATTTTTCACATTTTCAAAAGGTTGAATTCTGTTGATTGCTTTCTGAACTTTCAGGTCGTAATCCTGGACACCAAAACTCACTCTATTAAAGCCTAAATCAAACAGAGTCTGAAGATGCTCTCTAGTTGTATTATTAGGATGACCT
Protein-coding sequences here:
- a CDS encoding alpha/beta hydrolase family protein, with the protein product MNLIKHKNIILKGQKEFLADAFYLESKEKFPLIIFVHGYKGYKDWGAWELMGETFAKAGFYFVKFNFSHNGTTIEYPNQFADLEAFGENNYSKELEDLEVVINHFKNQKEVDSQNITLLGHSRGGGISIIKASENSSISKLITLASVSTLDRFPKDEAFENWKNEGVYLVENARTKQKMPHYFEFYQDFEINKERFDVEKACEKLAIPSLFIHGSADESVSLSHSENLKQWTKDSQIKIIGNANHTFGAKEPWEDDSLPKELDEAVEVCIDFLREK
- the hemN gene encoding oxygen-independent coproporphyrinogen III oxidase, whose translation is MNSLVDKYNIPGPRYTSYPTVPYWNEVDFTANLWKKSVIKSFSESNSEEGISIYIHLPFCEALCTFCACHKRITKQHSVEIPYLESVLKEWRLYLELFNEKPKLKELHLGGGTPTFFSPENLKTLLQGIFDTVEIAEEQEFSFEGHPNNTTREHLQTLFDLGFNRVSFGVQDYDLKVQKAINRIQPFENVKNVTEWAREIGYKGISHDLVFGLPHQTWEATEYTIRKTLELKPDRLAFYSYAHVPWVKGVGQRGFDESDLPSGDEKRRLYEDGKKLLEELGYIEIGMDHFALKHDDLYQSLIQKKLHRNFMGYTSSKTQLMVGLGMSAISDSWYAFAQNAKTVEEYQKIVEEGEIPVFRGHILDNEDLIIRKHILNLMCQLETSWDLQNSFPEIENAIEKLKEMESDGLVEILDNQIKITEKGRAFTRNVAMVFDLRMMRNKPETRIFSMTI